A portion of the Streptococcus sp. Marseille-Q6470 genome contains these proteins:
- a CDS encoding aminoacyl-tRNA deacylase, giving the protein MAKKVKVKKTLVEQILTKAGIEHQGIQINALEEELPSDYERNHIFKTLALLGDKTGPVIGIVPITEHLSEKKLAKISGNKKVSMIPQKDLEKTTGYIHGANNPVGIRQKHNYPIYIDETALELEKMIVSAGEVGHSIVISPKDLANFVKASFVDILEENNS; this is encoded by the coding sequence ATGGCTAAGAAAGTTAAAGTAAAAAAAACCTTAGTTGAACAAATTTTGACTAAGGCAGGTATTGAACATCAAGGTATTCAAATCAATGCTTTAGAGGAAGAACTTCCTTCTGATTACGAGAGGAATCATATCTTTAAAACCTTAGCTCTTTTAGGAGATAAGACCGGTCCAGTTATAGGAATTGTTCCCATTACTGAGCATCTTTCTGAAAAGAAATTAGCAAAAATTTCTGGGAATAAAAAAGTTTCCATGATCCCACAAAAGGATTTGGAAAAAACAACTGGATATATCCACGGTGCTAATAATCCTGTTGGCATTCGTCAAAAACATAACTATCCTATCTATATCGATGAAACTGCTTTAGAATTAGAAAAAATGATTGTCTCAGCTGGTGAAGTCGGGCACAGTATTGTCATCTCTCCAAAAGATTTGGCAAATTTTGTAAAAGCGAGCTTTGTAGATATCTTGGAGGAAAATAACTCATGA
- the lysS gene encoding lysine--tRNA ligase, translating to MSTEHMEELNDQQIVRREKMAALREQGIDPFGKRFERTANSQELKDKFADLDKEQLHELNQTATIAGRLVTKRGKGKVGFAHLQDREGQIQIYVRKDAVGEENYEIFKKADLGDFLGVEGEVMRTDMGELSIKATHITHLSKALRPLPEKFHGLTDVETIYRKRYLDLISNRESFERFVTRSKIISEIRRYLDQKGFLEVETPVLHNEAGGAAARPFITHHNAQNIDMVLRIATELHLKRLIVGGMERVYEIGRIFRNEGMDATHNPEFTSIEVYQAYADFQDIMDLTEGIIQHAAKSVKGDGPVNYQGTEIKINEPFKRVHMVDAIKEITGVDFWQDMTFEEAKAIAADKKVPVEKHYTEVGHIINAFFEEFVEETLIQPTFVYGHPVAVSPLAKKNPEDERFTDRFELFIMTKEYGNAFTELNDPIDQLSRFEAQAKAKELGDDEATGIDYDYIEALEYGMPPTGGLGIGIDRLCMLLTDTTTIRDVLLFPTMK from the coding sequence ATGTCAACAGAACATATGGAAGAATTGAATGACCAGCAGATCGTTCGCCGCGAAAAAATGGCAGCTCTTCGTGAACAAGGAATTGATCCTTTCGGGAAACGTTTTGAACGTACTGCTAACTCTCAAGAACTAAAAGATAAATTTGCTGACCTTGATAAAGAACAGCTGCACGAACTAAACCAAACTGCTACTATTGCAGGTCGTCTTGTTACCAAACGTGGTAAAGGTAAGGTTGGATTTGCCCACCTTCAAGACCGCGAAGGTCAAATCCAAATCTACGTTCGTAAAGATGCTGTCGGTGAAGAAAACTACGAAATCTTTAAAAAGGCTGACTTAGGAGACTTCCTTGGTGTCGAAGGCGAAGTTATGCGTACAGATATGGGAGAACTCTCTATCAAGGCTACACATATTACTCACTTGTCCAAAGCCCTTCGTCCGCTTCCAGAGAAATTCCACGGTTTAACAGACGTTGAAACTATTTACCGTAAACGTTACCTTGATCTGATTTCAAACCGTGAAAGCTTTGAACGCTTTGTTACTCGTTCAAAAATCATCTCTGAAATCCGTCGTTATCTTGATCAAAAAGGCTTCCTTGAAGTGGAAACACCTGTTCTTCATAACGAAGCTGGTGGTGCTGCTGCTCGTCCATTCATCACTCACCACAATGCTCAAAACATTGACATGGTGCTTCGTATCGCCACTGAACTTCACTTGAAACGTCTTATCGTCGGTGGTATGGAACGTGTTTATGAGATTGGCCGTATCTTCCGTAACGAAGGAATGGATGCTACCCACAACCCTGAGTTCACTTCTATCGAAGTTTACCAAGCTTATGCAGACTTCCAAGACATTATGGACTTAACTGAAGGCATTATCCAACACGCTGCTAAATCAGTTAAAGGTGATGGTCCAGTCAACTATCAAGGAACTGAGATCAAGATCAATGAACCATTTAAACGTGTACACATGGTTGATGCTATCAAAGAAATTACAGGTGTTGATTTCTGGCAAGATATGACTTTCGAAGAAGCTAAAGCTATCGCTGCTGACAAGAAAGTTCCAGTTGAAAAACATTACACAGAAGTTGGTCATATCATCAATGCTTTCTTTGAAGAATTTGTTGAAGAAACTTTGATTCAACCTACCTTTGTCTATGGTCATCCAGTAGCTGTATCTCCACTTGCTAAGAAGAATCCTGAAGATGAGCGCTTTACCGACCGTTTTGAACTCTTCATCATGACTAAAGAATACGGAAATGCCTTTACTGAGTTGAACGACCCAATCGACCAGCTTAGCCGTTTTGAAGCTCAAGCTAAAGCCAAAGAACTTGGTGACGATGAAGCGACAGGCATTGACTACGACTACATCGAAGCCCTTGAATACGGTATGCCGCCAACAGGTGGTTTGGGAATCGGTATCGACCGTCTCTGCATGCTCCTCACTGATACTACTACTATCCGTGATGTATTGCTCTTCCCAACTATGAAATAA
- a CDS encoding glycoside hydrolase family 25 protein, translating to MRKKIRPAFIVIIFAAFIGLLILNRPRFEEHPVKTKQNPVQIETQALHNLDKPIIDISGWQRPSEINYDVLSQNISGVIVRVHGGNQITTENDASYTNGIDKAYKSHIAEFQKRNVPVAVYAYVSGKSVEEMEKAAESFYNSASPYNPSYYWLDVEEKTMSDMNQGVEAFRAKLESLGAKNIGIYIGVYFMEEHSISTDKFSAIWIPSYGLDSGYFESSPNTDLDYDLHQYTSKGKLVGFEHHLDLNLISLSKDKEETFRKLFLKP from the coding sequence ATGAGAAAAAAAATTCGCCCAGCTTTTATAGTTATTATATTTGCTGCTTTTATAGGACTCTTGATTCTCAATCGTCCCCGATTCGAAGAACATCCTGTAAAAACTAAACAAAATCCAGTTCAAATAGAAACACAAGCTCTACATAACTTGGATAAGCCTATCATCGATATCTCTGGTTGGCAGAGACCATCAGAGATCAACTATGATGTTTTATCTCAAAATATATCTGGTGTCATTGTTCGAGTCCACGGAGGAAATCAGATTACCACTGAGAACGATGCATCTTATACAAACGGTATTGATAAAGCTTATAAAAGTCATATCGCTGAGTTTCAAAAGAGAAATGTTCCAGTTGCTGTATATGCCTATGTATCTGGAAAAAGTGTAGAGGAAATGGAAAAGGCTGCTGAATCTTTCTATAATTCAGCTTCGCCCTACAACCCAAGTTACTATTGGTTAGACGTTGAGGAAAAAACAATGTCAGATATGAACCAAGGAGTTGAGGCATTCCGTGCTAAATTAGAATCACTTGGTGCAAAAAATATTGGTATCTACATTGGTGTTTACTTCATGGAAGAACATAGCATCAGTACAGATAAGTTTTCAGCCATTTGGATTCCATCTTATGGACTTGACTCAGGTTACTTTGAAAGTTCACCAAATACAGACCTTGACTATGATCTTCATCAATATACATCAAAAGGGAAACTGGTTGGTTTTGAACACCATCTAGACTTAAATCTTATTTCTTTATCAAAAGATAAGGAAGAAACCTTTAGAAAGCTATTCTTAAAACCTTAA
- the glmU gene encoding bifunctional UDP-N-acetylglucosamine diphosphorylase/glucosamine-1-phosphate N-acetyltransferase GlmU, protein MANYAIILAAGKGTRMKSDLPKVMHKVAGISMLEHVFRSVGAINPEKTVTVVGHKAELVEQVLAGQTDFVRQSEQLGTGHAVMMAEPILEGLSGQTLVIAGDTPLITGESLKNLIDFHVNHKNVATILTAEAEDPFGYGRIVRNENAEVLRIVEQKDATDFEKQIKEINTGTYVFDNARLFEALKNINTNNAQGEYYITDVIGIFREAGEKVGAYTLKDFDESLGVNDRVALATAEAVMRRRINQAHMVNGVSFVNPEATYIDVDVEIAPDVQIEANVTLKGSSKIGSETILTNGTYIVDSTIGSGAVITNSMIEESTVANGVTVGPYAHIRPDSSLAANVHIGNFVEVKGSSIGENTKAGHLTYIGNCEVGSDVNFGAGTITVNYDGKNKYKTVIGNNVFVGSNSTIIAPVELGDNSLVGAGSTITKDVPADAIAIGRARQVNKDEYATRLPHHPNNK, encoded by the coding sequence ATGGCAAATTATGCAATTATTTTAGCAGCGGGTAAAGGTACTCGTATGAAATCAGATCTACCAAAAGTCATGCACAAGGTTGCAGGAATTTCAATGCTGGAGCATGTTTTTCGTAGCGTTGGCGCAATTAATCCTGAAAAAACAGTTACTGTCGTTGGACATAAGGCAGAACTAGTTGAACAAGTTTTAGCTGGACAAACTGACTTTGTGAGACAGTCTGAACAATTAGGGACAGGTCATGCAGTTATGATGGCAGAGCCGATTCTTGAAGGACTTTCTGGACAAACATTGGTTATTGCTGGTGATACACCACTAATCACTGGAGAAAGTCTTAAAAATTTGATTGATTTTCACGTAAATCATAAGAACGTAGCTACCATTCTTACTGCAGAAGCTGAAGATCCATTTGGCTATGGCCGTATCGTCCGTAATGAAAACGCTGAAGTGCTTCGCATCGTAGAACAAAAGGATGCGACCGATTTTGAGAAACAAATCAAAGAAATCAATACAGGAACTTATGTTTTTGATAATGCTCGTCTCTTTGAAGCTCTCAAAAACATCAATACCAACAACGCTCAAGGTGAATACTATATTACGGATGTGATTGGGATTTTCCGTGAAGCTGGTGAAAAAGTAGGAGCCTATACTCTAAAAGATTTTGATGAAAGTCTTGGGGTCAATGACCGTGTAGCGCTCGCTACAGCAGAAGCTGTAATGCGTCGTCGTATTAACCAAGCTCACATGGTCAATGGTGTTAGTTTTGTAAATCCAGAAGCGACTTATATTGATGTTGATGTTGAAATCGCACCAGACGTTCAAATAGAAGCAAATGTAACCCTCAAAGGTTCTAGTAAGATTGGTTCAGAGACTATTTTGACGAATGGAACTTATATCGTTGATAGTACAATCGGTTCAGGTGCAGTCATTACAAACTCTATGATTGAGGAAAGCACTGTTGCTAATGGTGTTACTGTTGGACCTTATGCTCATATTCGTCCTGATTCAAGTCTTGCAGCAAATGTCCATATTGGAAATTTTGTTGAAGTGAAAGGTTCTAGCATTGGCGAAAATACCAAAGCTGGACATTTAACTTATATTGGAAACTGTGAAGTTGGTAGTGATGTCAATTTTGGAGCCGGTACTATTACAGTAAACTATGATGGGAAAAATAAATACAAGACAGTAATTGGGAACAATGTTTTTGTTGGTTCGAATTCAACCATCATTGCTCCAGTTGAGCTAGGAGATAATTCTCTTGTAGGTGCTGGCTCAACCATTACAAAAGACGTACCAGCAGATGCCATTGCTATTGGTCGTGCCCGTCAGGTGAACAAGGACGAATATGCAACTCGCCTTCCTCATCATCCTAACAATAAATAG
- a CDS encoding 5'-methylthioadenosine/adenosylhomocysteine nucleosidase, with amino-acid sequence MKIGIIAAMPEELVYLIQHLENAKEETVLGNSYHTGNIGSVELVLVESGIGKVMSAMSVAILADHFKADAVINTGSAGALAAGIEVGDVVIADKLAYHDVDVTAFGYEYGQMAQQPLYFETDKKFVSLIKETLSKLNQKWHLGLIATGDSFIAGEDKIKAIKEHFPQVLAVEMEGAAIAQAAHALNLPFLVVRAMSDNANHEASISFDEFIVEAGRRSAQALLTLLQSIHD; translated from the coding sequence ATGAAAATTGGAATTATTGCAGCTATGCCAGAAGAGCTAGTTTATCTGATTCAACATTTGGAAAATGCTAAAGAAGAGACGGTATTAGGAAATAGCTATCATACAGGGAATATTGGGTCAGTTGAGCTTGTCTTGGTAGAGAGTGGAATCGGTAAAGTTATGTCTGCCATGAGTGTAGCGATTCTAGCCGACCACTTTAAAGCAGATGCTGTTATTAACACCGGTTCTGCTGGCGCTTTGGCAGCAGGTATTGAAGTAGGAGATGTCGTGATTGCTGATAAGCTAGCTTATCATGATGTTGATGTGACTGCTTTTGGGTATGAATACGGTCAAATGGCTCAACAACCACTCTACTTTGAAACAGATAAAAAGTTTGTTAGCTTGATTAAAGAAACTTTGTCTAAACTTAACCAAAAATGGCATTTAGGTTTGATTGCGACCGGTGATAGTTTTATTGCGGGTGAAGATAAGATTAAAGCTATAAAAGAACATTTTCCTCAGGTGCTTGCGGTTGAGATGGAAGGAGCGGCTATCGCTCAAGCAGCTCACGCGCTTAATCTACCTTTCTTAGTTGTCCGTGCCATGAGTGATAATGCGAATCATGAAGCTTCTATTTCATTTGATGAATTTATCGTAGAAGCTGGACGCAGATCGGCTCAAGCCTTGTTGACACTTTTACAATCTATTCATGATTAA
- a CDS encoding formate--tetrahydrofolate ligase has product MKTDIEIAQSIELKPIVDIVEKLGISYDDLELFGKYKAKLSFDKIHEVESNPVGKLILVTAINPTPAGEGKSTITIGLADALNKIGKKTMIAIREPSLGPVMGIKGGAAGGGYAQVLPMEDINLHFTGDMHAITTANNALSALIDNHLHQGNELGIDQRRILWKRVVDLNDRALRHVTVGLGGPLNGIPREDGFDITVASEIMAILCLATDIEDLKRRLANIVIGYRYDRTPVSVGDLQVEGALALILKDAIKPNLVQTIYGTPAFVHGGPFANIAHGCNSVLATKTALRLADYTVTEAGFGADLGAEKFLDIKTPNLPTSPDAVVIVATLRALKMNGGVAKDALTEENVEAVRAGFANLKRHVENIRKFGIPAVVAINEFVSDTEAEIVALKELCASIDVPVELASVWANGADGGVALAETVVKTIAENPANYTRLYDNNLSVQEKIEKIVTEIYRGSKVNFEKKAQTQIAQIVQNGWDKLPICMAKTQYSFSDNPNALGAPENFEITIRELVPKLGAGFIVALTGDVMTMPGLPKRPAALNMDVESDGTVLGLF; this is encoded by the coding sequence ATGAAAACAGATATTGAAATTGCACAAAGTATCGAATTGAAACCAATCGTTGATATTGTAGAAAAACTAGGTATTTCTTACGATGATTTGGAATTATTCGGAAAATACAAGGCTAAACTCAGTTTTGATAAGATTCATGAAGTTGAAAGTAATCCAGTTGGTAAGTTGATTTTGGTGACAGCCATCAACCCAACGCCAGCAGGTGAAGGGAAGTCAACTATTACAATTGGTCTTGCCGATGCTTTGAATAAGATTGGTAAGAAAACAATGATTGCTATTCGCGAACCTTCTCTTGGTCCTGTAATGGGGATCAAAGGAGGTGCAGCTGGTGGTGGTTATGCTCAAGTGTTACCAATGGAAGATATCAACCTTCACTTTACTGGTGATATGCACGCAATCACAACTGCCAACAATGCTCTCTCTGCCTTGATTGACAATCACTTACACCAAGGAAATGAGCTAGGAATCGATCAACGTCGTATTCTCTGGAAACGTGTTGTTGACTTGAACGACCGTGCTCTTCGTCACGTAACTGTTGGTCTTGGTGGTCCACTTAATGGTATCCCACGTGAAGATGGATTTGACATCACTGTTGCTTCAGAGATTATGGCTATCCTTTGCTTGGCAACTGATATTGAAGATTTGAAACGTCGTTTAGCGAATATCGTCATTGGCTACCGTTATGATCGCACACCTGTTTCGGTTGGTGATTTACAGGTTGAAGGTGCCTTGGCATTGATTTTGAAAGATGCTATCAAACCAAACTTGGTGCAAACAATCTATGGAACACCTGCCTTTGTACATGGTGGTCCATTTGCCAATATTGCTCACGGATGTAACTCAGTTTTAGCAACTAAAACTGCTCTACGTCTAGCAGATTATACAGTAACAGAAGCTGGTTTTGGTGCCGATCTTGGAGCTGAGAAATTCCTTGATATTAAAACTCCAAACTTGCCAACTTCACCAGATGCAGTAGTTATTGTTGCAACCCTGCGTGCTCTTAAGATGAATGGTGGAGTTGCTAAGGATGCTCTGACAGAAGAAAATGTAGAAGCAGTTCGTGCAGGATTTGCTAACTTGAAACGCCACGTAGAAAATATCCGTAAGTTCGGTATTCCAGCAGTAGTTGCTATCAACGAATTTGTATCTGATACAGAAGCTGAAATTGTAGCCTTGAAAGAACTCTGTGCTTCAATTGATGTTCCAGTTGAATTGGCTAGCGTATGGGCTAATGGTGCAGATGGTGGAGTAGCACTTGCTGAAACTGTAGTCAAAACGATTGCTGAAAATCCGGCTAACTATACTCGTCTTTACGATAACAATCTTTCTGTTCAGGAAAAAATTGAAAAAATTGTTACTGAAATCTACCGTGGTAGCAAAGTCAACTTTGAGAAGAAAGCCCAAACTCAAATCGCTCAAATCGTTCAAAATGGTTGGGATAAACTGCCAATCTGTATGGCTAAGACTCAGTACAGCTTCTCAGATAATCCTAACGCTCTTGGTGCACCTGAAAACTTTGAAATTACTATTCGTGAATTAGTACCAAAACTTGGTGCAGGCTTCATCGTTGCCTTAACTGGTGATGTCATGACCATGCCAGGACTTCCAAAACGACCAGCAGCTCTCAACATGGATGTTGAAAGTGATGGAACTGTTTTAGGTCTATTCTAA
- the macP gene encoding cell wall synthase accessory phosphoprotein MacP, translating to MGKPLLTDEIIERANRGEKISGPTLVDNEETKILSTSSQHYGNSRSRVHGFSQETLTIEVEPSIHKSRRIENTKRNVFNCKLNKILFSVILLLILLILAMRFI from the coding sequence ATGGGAAAACCTTTATTAACAGACGAAATTATTGAGCGTGCGAATCGTGGTGAAAAAATCTCAGGTCCTACGTTAGTAGACAATGAAGAAACCAAGATATTATCAACTTCATCTCAACATTATGGAAATTCTCGCTCAAGAGTTCATGGCTTTAGCCAGGAAACTTTAACAATTGAAGTCGAACCTTCAATTCATAAGAGCCGTCGAATTGAAAATACTAAGAGAAATGTCTTTAACTGTAAGTTGAATAAGATTCTTTTTTCAGTCATTCTTCTTTTGATTTTACTGATCTTAGCAATGCGCTTTATTTAA
- a CDS encoding NUDIX hydrolase, whose amino-acid sequence MEFEEKTLSRKEIYNGPIFQLVQDQVELPAGKGTAQRDLIFHNGAVCVLAINQANKIVLVKQYRKAIEKVSYEIPAGKLEVGENADPEAAALRELEEEAAYTGDLTLLYDFYSAIGFCNERLKLYLASNLSKVENPRPQDEDETLELLEVSLEEAKALIQSGDICDAKTIMAVQYWELQEK is encoded by the coding sequence ATGGAATTTGAAGAAAAAACACTTAGCCGTAAAGAAATCTATAACGGTCCTATTTTCCAGCTAGTTCAAGACCAGGTTGAATTACCTGCTGGAAAGGGAACAGCTCAGCGTGATTTGATTTTCCATAATGGTGCGGTATGTGTCCTTGCTATTAATCAGGCTAATAAGATTGTTCTAGTCAAGCAATATCGTAAGGCGATTGAAAAAGTTTCTTACGAAATTCCGGCAGGAAAGCTTGAAGTGGGTGAAAATGCAGATCCAGAAGCAGCAGCTCTTCGTGAATTAGAAGAAGAAGCAGCCTACACAGGGGATTTGACTCTTTTATATGATTTCTATTCAGCTATTGGATTTTGTAATGAAAGATTGAAACTGTACTTGGCAAGCAACCTATCCAAAGTTGAAAATCCACGTCCTCAAGACGAAGATGAGACCTTGGAGTTACTAGAAGTTAGTCTAGAAGAAGCCAAAGCACTTATCCAGTCTGGTGATATCTGTGATGCTAAGACTATCATGGCAGTCCAGTACTGGGAATTACAAGAAAAATAG
- a CDS encoding histidine phosphatase family protein yields MKLYFVRHGRTVWNLEGRFQGAGGDSPLLPESIDTLKELGQYLKDIPFDKIYSSDLPRAVKSAEIIQSQLIHPCPLESVPELREWHLGKLEGLKIATLKAIYPQQIQAFKTNLAKFDTSMFEAESLYSTTQRTIQFIKSLKNSKSEHILLVGHGANLTASLRTLIGYKEALLRKDGGLANASLTIIETDDFETFTLKTWNDTSYQKNN; encoded by the coding sequence ATGAAACTTTACTTTGTCCGCCATGGTCGAACAGTCTGGAATCTAGAAGGTCGTTTTCAAGGGGCTGGCGGAGATTCACCACTTCTTCCTGAGTCCATTGATACCTTAAAGGAACTCGGCCAATATCTGAAAGATATTCCATTTGACAAAATCTATTCAAGTGATTTACCAAGAGCTGTAAAATCGGCCGAAATCATCCAAAGTCAACTGATACATCCTTGTCCTTTAGAAAGTGTTCCTGAACTCAGAGAATGGCATCTAGGCAAGTTAGAAGGCTTAAAAATTGCCACTTTAAAAGCTATCTATCCCCAACAAATTCAAGCTTTTAAAACTAATTTAGCCAAGTTTGATACTAGTATGTTTGAAGCTGAATCACTCTACAGCACAACTCAACGTACGATTCAATTTATCAAATCTTTAAAAAATTCTAAATCGGAACATATTTTACTTGTCGGTCACGGAGCCAACCTCACTGCAAGTCTTCGCACATTGATTGGCTATAAGGAAGCTCTGCTTCGTAAAGATGGAGGCTTAGCCAATGCTAGTCTGACGATTATAGAAACAGATGACTTTGAAACATTTACTCTAAAGACTTGGAATGATACTTCTTATCAGAAAAATAATTGA
- a CDS encoding DUF368 domain-containing protein encodes MLSWISKIIKGIVIALGFILPGISGGVLAAILGIYERMIRFLAHPFKNLKEDILYFLPVAIGMLLGIGLFSYPIEYLLEHYQVYVLWSFAGAIIGTVPSLVKEATQDSERDKIDLIWFWVTFIVSGFGLYALNFVVGTLSASFTSFILAGALLALGVLVPGLSPSNLLLILGLYTPMLTGFKTFDLFGTFLPIGIGALATLVIFSKFMDYALRVYHSRVYHFIIAIVLSSTLLILIPNAGSAESINYSGLSLVSYVIIAFFFALGIWLGIWMSQLEDKYK; translated from the coding sequence ATGTTATCATGGATTTCAAAAATCATTAAAGGGATTGTTATCGCGCTTGGTTTTATTTTACCAGGTATTTCTGGTGGTGTTTTAGCGGCTATTTTAGGGATCTACGAAAGAATGATTCGTTTCCTTGCTCACCCATTTAAAAATCTAAAAGAGGATATCCTTTATTTCTTACCTGTTGCTATTGGTATGTTGCTGGGAATTGGACTTTTTTCTTATCCAATTGAGTACCTCCTTGAGCATTATCAGGTTTATGTTTTATGGAGTTTTGCTGGTGCCATTATTGGAACAGTTCCTAGTCTTGTAAAGGAAGCAACTCAAGATTCGGAAAGAGATAAAATCGATCTTATCTGGTTTTGGGTAACCTTTATTGTATCTGGATTTGGGCTTTACGCTTTAAACTTTGTTGTTGGTACACTCAGCGCAAGCTTTACTAGTTTCATCTTGGCTGGTGCTTTACTGGCTTTAGGTGTCTTAGTTCCAGGTTTAAGTCCCTCAAATCTACTTTTGATTTTAGGTCTTTATACTCCTATGTTAACTGGATTTAAGACTTTTGATTTATTTGGAACCTTCCTTCCTATAGGAATAGGAGCGCTTGCTACTCTTGTCATTTTTTCTAAATTTATGGATTACGCTCTTCGAGTTTACCACTCTCGAGTTTATCACTTCATCATTGCAATCGTCCTTTCAAGTACTCTCTTGATATTGATTCCTAATGCAGGCAGCGCTGAAAGTATCAACTACAGTGGTTTATCTCTTGTGTCTTATGTCATCATTGCCTTCTTCTTTGCCCTTGGCATTTGGCTAGGTATTTGGATGAGTCAGTTGGAGGATAAATACAAATAA